The following proteins are co-located in the Triticum aestivum cultivar Chinese Spring chromosome 1A, IWGSC CS RefSeq v2.1, whole genome shotgun sequence genome:
- the LOC123064278 gene encoding glucomannan 4-beta-mannosyltransferase 9 produces the protein MSMLPMARAAWLVLRYAVVVPLLQLAIYLCVVMSLMLFADRLYMGLVVAVLWLYRRCRNRNQRNKGDDDNLESDDADRPMVLVQIPMFNEKQVFRLSIGAACGLWWPADKLVIQVLDDSTDAGIRSLVEAECRRWAGKGVHIRYENRSNRSGYKAGAMRDGLKKQYVKDCEFVAVFDADFQPDADFLRHTVPVLEADPAVALVQARWRFVNADECILTRMQEMSLDYHFSVEQEVGSAFHGFFSFNGTAGVWRLHALADAGGWKDRTTVEDMDLAVRASMRGWRFVYAGDVQVRNELPSSFKAYRYQQHRWSCGPPNLMRKMFWEIVANKQVSAWKKLHVLYGFFFVRKVVAHLATFLFCCVVIPVYVLVGGQDVWLPQYVPMYVAAVLTLLNAVCTPRSCHLLVFWILFENVMSIHRCKATIIGLLEASRANEWVVTEKLGGSTTSTPAAATTTMVAKKKKSSSSFLAPEIVMGLFLLYCALYDIVFGHDHFYVYLLMQSAAAFVIGFGYVGSQ, from the exons ATGAGCATGTTGCCGATGGCTCGTGCGGCCTGGCTGGTGCTGCGGTACGCGGTGGTGGTGCCCCTGCTGCAGCTGGCCATCTACCTCTGCGTCGTCATGTCCCTCATGCTGTTCGCCGACCGCCTCTACATGGGCCTCGTCGTCGCCGTGCTCTGGCTCTACCGCCGGTGTCGCAACCGTAACCAAAGGAACAAGGGCGACGACGACAACCTGGAGAGTGATGACGCAGACCGGCCCATGGTCCTGGTCCAGATCCCCATGTTCAACGAGAAGCAG GTGTTCCGTCTTTCCATCGGCGCGGCTTGCGGCCTGTGGTGGCCGGCCGATAAGCTGGTGATCCAGGTGTTGGACGACTCCACGGACGCCGGCATCCGCTCCCTGGTGGAGGCCGAGTGCCGACGGTGGGCGGGCAAGGGGGTGCACATCCGGTACGAGAACCGCAGCAACCGTAGCGGCTACAAGGCGGGCGCCATGCGGGATGGCCTCAAGAAGCAGTACGTGAAAGACTGCGAGTTCGTGGCCGTCTTCGACGCCGACTTCCAGCCCGACGCCGACTTCCTCCGCCACACAGTCCCCGTGCTCGAGGCGGACCCGGCGGTGGCACTGGTGCAGGCGCGGTGGCGGTTCGTGAACGCGGACGAGTGCATCCTCACCCGCATGCAGGAGATGTCGCTGGACTACCACTTTTCGGTGGAGCAGGAGGTGGGGTCGGCCTTCCACGGCTTTTTCAGCTTCAACGGCACTGCCGGGGTGTGGCGGTTGCACGCCCTGGCCGACGCGGGGGGCTGGAAGGACCGCACCACCGTGGAGGATATGGACCTGGCCGTCAGGGCGTCCATGCGGGGCTGGAGGTTCGTCTACGCCGGCGACGTGCAGGTGCGCAACGAGCTACCCAGCAGCTTCAAGGCGTATCGGTACCAGCAGCACCGGTGGTCGTGTGGGCCGCCCAACCTCATGCGCAAGATGTTCTGGGAGATCGTCGCCAACAAGCAGGTGTCGGCGTGGAAGAAGCTCCACGTGCTCTACGGCTTCTTCTTCGTCAGGAAGGTGGTGGCGCATCTGGCGACGTTCCTCTTCTGCTGCGTTGTCATCCCGGTCTACGTGCTCGTCGGCGGCCAGGATGTGTGGCTCCCACAGTACGTGCCCATGTATGTGGCGGCCGTCCTCACCCTGCTCAACGCCGTGTGCACCCCGAGGTCGTGCCACCTGCTCGTCTTCTGGATCCTCTTCGAGAATGTCATGTCCATTCACCGCTGCAAGGCCACCATCATCGGGCTCCTCGAGGCCAGCCGCGCAAACGAGTGGGTCGTCACCGAGAAGCTCGGCGGCTCCACGACCTCCACTCCTGCTGCCGCCACCACGACCATggtggccaagaagaagaagagcagcagcagcttcCTGGCGCCGGAGATCGTCATGGGGCTCTTCCTGCTCTACTGCGCTCTCTACGACATTGTCTTCGGCCACGACCACTTCTATGTCTACCTCCTCATGCagtccgccgccgccttcgtcatcGGATTCGGCTACGTCGGCTCCCAATGA